DNA from Flavobacteriales bacterium:
ATGGGTTTGCCGCGATGAAGGCCGGGAGCAGGGAGCGGAAGCGCGCCACGGCATCGGTGAGGGATTCCTTCGCCTGTCCGCCGGCCGCGTTGCGGTGCCCGCCGCCATTGAAGTGGTCGCGCACCAAATGATCCACCGGAAGCGTGCCTTTCGAGCGCAGGCTCACCTTCACCAGGTCGGGGCGCTCCACGAAGAAGGCCGCCAACCGGATCCCGCGGATGGACAATCCATAGTTCACGAAGCCCTCCGTATCACCAGGCTGGAACCCGAAGCGCTTCAGGTCGGCCATACTGAGGGCGATGATGGCGGTATCCAGCTCCGGGAGCACCTCAAGGCGCTCGTTGAGCGTGAAGCCAAGCAACTTGAGCCGCTCGGGCCGGTTATCGTCGAGGATGGACTCGTGGACCGCGGTGATGACGACGCCGCGCTCCATGAGCTCGGCGGCCACGCGCATGGTGTGGGGCGTGGTGCTGCCGAAACGGAAGGAGCCCGAATCGGTGACGATGCCGGTGTAGAGGCAGGTGGCCGATGCGGTGCTGATGGAAGCACCCAGGCCCAGCGCAGCAGCGATGTCGCAGATCATCTGGCTGGTGGCGCATGCCGTGGGGTCGGAGAACGACAGCTCCGCGAACGGGGCGGGGTCCTGATGGTGGTCGATCAGCACCTTCATCGGGGCCTTCCGCACCGCCTCTTCCAAGCCGCCGACGCGATCGGGCCGGTTGAAGTCAAGGCAGAAAAGGACCTCCGATTCCGCGATGGCGGCCAGCGCCTCATCGCGTCTCGCATCGAAGGCGATGGCCTGGCCGTAGCCCGGCATCCAATGCAGGAAGGACGGTGCGCCGTTGGGCAGCACCACGGTTGCCGAATGGCCTGACCCCTGAAGCAGGTGCATCAACCCCAGCGATGACCCGACGGCATCGCCATCGGGATTGAAGTGCGTGACGATGG
Protein-coding regions in this window:
- a CDS encoding bifunctional oligoribonuclease/PAP phosphatase NrnA — its product is MHSPSAPAEAVVALRHLLRSPRRCAIVTHFNPDGDAVGSSLGLMHLLQGSGHSATVVLPNGAPSFLHWMPGYGQAIAFDARRDEALAAIAESEVLFCLDFNRPDRVGGLEEAVRKAPMKVLIDHHQDPAPFAELSFSDPTACATSQMICDIAAALGLGASISTASATCLYTGIVTDSGSFRFGSTTPHTMRVAAELMERGVVITAVHESILDDNRPERLKLLGFTLNERLEVLPELDTAIIALSMADLKRFGFQPGDTEGFVNYGLSIRGIRLAAFFVERPDLVKVSLRSKGTLPVDHLVRDHFNGGGHRNAAGGQAKESLTDAVARFRSLLPAFIAANP